A region of Heteronotia binoei isolate CCM8104 ecotype False Entrance Well chromosome 2, APGP_CSIRO_Hbin_v1, whole genome shotgun sequence DNA encodes the following proteins:
- the C2CD4C gene encoding C2 calcium-dependent domain-containing protein 4C, which translates to MWLLEKIRGSVENGGARANESGDKQSKGPLYSNVLTPDKIPDFFIPPKLPTVPPEAEGAEGGKAKPNLGTSASEQNLSARKAQRSPRLPVKAASESKNLLKAASRHIIQIESADEWMSEEDFSTNADPQSQTAMSLPYVPKAQTSYGFATLMESPHTRRKESLFHSEHTSLCPSQSSSPSSQRKAGGSKTNGEGAHLNPSDINMSLMNPYRYFSGGESDTCSSAESSPFGSPLLSRSVSLLKIFSQESQSKVIKLKHSVARNSSLSTDDSSADTSPSSQRRMHCATPPAGGAAGGVQQQPLAPADPQNRLHKEHTIRLSKGGSMRLVAEYNPSNARLRIRIVTAENLYDKHCDARSINCCVALYLNPGKLQKQRSTIIKNSRNPVFNEDFFFDGLGTGNAKKMSLKVKVVNKGSSLKRDTLMGEKELRLTSLLPFL; encoded by the coding sequence ATGTGGCTCCTGGAGAAGATCCGAGGCTCTGTGGAGAACGGAGGAGCTCGAGCGAATGAGTCTGGCGACAAGCAGTCAAAGGGTCCCTTGTACAGCAACGTCCTGACCCCTGATAAGATCCCAGATTTCTTCATCCCCCCGAAGCTTCCGACAGTGCCTCCAGAGGCAGAGGGGGCAGAAGGGGGGAAGGCCAAGCCCAATCTGGGCACCTCGGCCTCAGAGCAGAACCTCTCAGCCCGCAAGGCCCAGCGGAGTCCCCGGCTGCCAGTGAAAGCTGCTTCGGAGAGTAAGAACCTTCTGAAGGCTGCCAGTCGGCACATAATCCAGATTGAAAGTGCAGACGAGTGGATGTCAGAGGAGGACTTCAGCACCAATGCAGACCCCCAATCCCAGACGGCCATGTCGCTGCCCTATGTGCCCAAAGCCCAGACTTCGTATGGCTTTGCAACACTCATGGAGAGCCCTCATACACGGCGCAAGGAGTCCCTCTTCCACAGCGAGCACACCAGCCTGTGCCCCTCCCAGTCCTCCTCGCCCAGCTCTCAGAGGAAGGCTGGTGGAAGCAAGACCAATGGAGAGGGTGCCCACCTCAACCCTTCTGATATCAACATGTCTCTGATGAACCCTTACCGCTACTTCAGTGGTGGGGAAAGTGACACCTGCTCATCTGCTGAATCGTCCCCCTTTGGTTCACCATTGCTCTCCAGGTCTGTGTCCCTTCTCAAGATCTTTAGCCAGGAGAGCCAGTCAAAGGTCATCAAGCTGAAGCATTCAGTAGCCCGGAACAGTTCCCTTTCCACAGACGACAGTTCCGCCGACACCAGTCCCAGCTCACAGCGCCGCATGCATTGCGCCACCCCTCCAGCTGGAGGTGCAGCTGGGGGGGTGCAGCAGCAGCCTCTTGCACCTGCCGACCCCCAAAACCGGCTCCACAAAGAGCACACGATCCGATTGAGCAAAGGAGGCAGCATGCGCCTCGTGGCGGAGTACAACCCTTCCAATGCCCGCTTGCGGATACGCATTGTCACTGCGGAAAACCTCTACGACAAACACTGCGATGCACGGAGCATTAACTGCTGCGTGGCTCTCTACCTGAACCCCGGGAAGCTGCAGAAGCAACGGAGCACCATCATCAAGAACAGCCGCAACCCCGTCTTCAATGAGGATTTTTTCTTTGATGGCCTGGGAACCGGCAATGCCAAAAAAATGTCCCTCAAAGTCAAGGTGGTGAACAAAGGCAGCAGCCTCAAGAGGGACACGCTGATGGGTGAGAAGGAGCTCCGCCTCACCTCCTTGCTCCCCTTCTTATAA